A portion of the Vicinamibacterales bacterium genome contains these proteins:
- a CDS encoding BON domain-containing protein translates to MLRRLAIAAATVLLLPAALLAQPDRKDLQVFNDISRAVTTYARFSVFDDVSASIDHGVVTLTGKVTMPFKAKDLEQRVAKVAGVRQVRNGITVLPASLFDDDLRYAIARAIYGNPAFWQYAAMANPPIHIVVENGHVTLTGVVNNNVERMLARSLATGFLSFSVDSQLKTDAEMRTALEKLEES, encoded by the coding sequence ATGTTGAGGAGACTGGCGATTGCGGCGGCCACGGTGCTGCTGCTTCCGGCGGCGCTCCTGGCGCAGCCGGATCGGAAAGACCTGCAGGTGTTCAACGACATCTCGAGAGCCGTCACGACCTACGCGCGGTTCTCGGTATTCGACGACGTGTCGGCGAGTATCGATCACGGGGTCGTCACGCTCACCGGCAAGGTGACGATGCCGTTCAAGGCGAAGGACCTCGAGCAGCGCGTCGCGAAGGTGGCAGGTGTGCGCCAGGTGCGCAATGGGATCACCGTCCTGCCGGCGTCGCTGTTCGACGATGACCTGCGGTATGCCATCGCCCGGGCGATCTACGGCAATCCCGCGTTCTGGCAGTATGCAGCGATGGCGAACCCACCGATTCACATCGTGGTCGAGAACGGCCATGTCACGCTGACGGGTGTGGTGAACAACAACGTCGAGCGGATGCTGGCGCGATCGCTGGCCACCGGCTTCCTGTCGTTCTCGGTGGACAGCCAACTGAAGACCGACGCCGAGATGAGGACGGCACTGGAGAAGCTGGAGGAGAGCTAG
- a CDS encoding VIT1/CCC1 transporter family protein, whose translation MTEDQYLQSLEKLWRQEVEAATTYRLLSEREADPRRRDILGRLADAEEKHAARWAERIQRATGQAPDPTLVRGSLNWLQKLSDQSVVLHKLEQEENVAEAEYQRLLASFSDPEDRAVADEVAREERDHARTLHALAGPAPSPRKALDSILGRERWHVRGTGWVGDAIYGVNDGLGAVFGIVSGMAGYTGGSGVVLAAGLAGTLASALSMGAGAYLASKSEREVYESEVARERRELEADPEEERTELELFYQLKGFTPEEARMMVDRLQADSKQFLRALVHEELGLSEESFPNPLRSTISATLSTAVGGFIPIIPFFFTVGMPAVIASFIISTIAHFAVGASKALITTRPWWASGTEMTLVGILEAAITYGLGLALSGHGLPTL comes from the coding sequence ATGACCGAGGACCAATATCTTCAATCGCTCGAGAAACTGTGGCGCCAGGAGGTCGAGGCTGCCACGACGTATCGGCTGCTCAGCGAGCGCGAGGCCGATCCGCGACGGCGGGATATCCTCGGGCGCCTGGCGGATGCGGAGGAGAAGCACGCGGCGCGGTGGGCGGAACGCATCCAGCGCGCGACTGGCCAGGCACCCGATCCCACGTTGGTCCGTGGATCTCTCAACTGGCTCCAGAAGCTCAGCGACCAGTCTGTCGTCCTCCACAAGCTCGAACAAGAGGAGAACGTCGCTGAAGCGGAGTACCAGCGCCTGCTCGCGTCGTTCAGCGATCCGGAAGACCGCGCGGTGGCCGATGAGGTGGCGCGCGAGGAACGCGACCACGCCCGAACGCTTCATGCGCTCGCTGGTCCCGCCCCGTCACCGAGGAAGGCCCTCGATTCCATCCTGGGTCGCGAACGCTGGCACGTGCGTGGAACCGGCTGGGTGGGTGACGCGATCTACGGTGTGAACGACGGACTCGGGGCCGTGTTCGGCATCGTGTCGGGCATGGCGGGCTATACCGGTGGAAGCGGCGTCGTCCTGGCGGCCGGCCTCGCGGGCACGTTGGCGAGTGCGCTGTCGATGGGCGCCGGCGCCTATCTCGCCTCCAAGTCCGAGCGCGAGGTCTACGAGTCGGAGGTTGCGCGCGAGCGGCGGGAACTGGAAGCGGACCCCGAGGAGGAACGCACCGAGCTGGAGCTGTTCTACCAGCTCAAAGGATTCACCCCGGAGGAAGCGCGGATGATGGTCGACCGGCTCCAGGCCGATTCGAAGCAGTTCCTCCGCGCACTGGTCCACGAGGAACTCGGCCTCTCGGAGGAGAGTTTTCCGAATCCGCTCCGGTCCACGATCTCGGCCACGCTCTCAACCGCGGTCGGCGGCTTCATTCCGATCATCCCCTTTTTCTTCACCGTCGGCATGCCGGCGGTCATCGCCTCGTTCATCATCAGCACGATCGCGCACTTCGCGGTCGGCGCGTCGAAGGCACTCATCACCACACGGCCGTGGTGGGCGAGCGGCACCGAGATGACACTCGTCGGCATCCTCGAGGCGGCGATCACCTACGGACTGGGCCTGGCCCTCTCCGGCCATGGGCTGCCAACGCTCTAG
- a CDS encoding ZIP family metal transporter, producing the protein MRLFAVALGLSVMGSFGSLVLASGLLVLSPQNRLRLVPHLVSYAVGTLLGVALLSILPEVLTDLDPPRTFATLLFGILTFFVLEKLVLWHHCHTEDCEAHGRPGALVLIGHAFHSFVDGVAIGAAVQTSWPLGLSTATAVALHEVPQQVGDYAVLLNAGYRRAPALGLSVLSAGGAVAGTVVSFLAFDRLPGVLPYALAFAAASFLYIAMADLIPDLHRGKVTAGAFKQLLLLGAGIATAFGLRE; encoded by the coding sequence GTGCGATTATTTGCCGTCGCCCTTGGCCTGAGCGTGATGGGGAGCTTCGGAAGCCTCGTGCTGGCGTCCGGCCTTCTCGTCCTGAGTCCGCAGAACCGGCTTCGCCTGGTGCCTCACCTCGTCAGCTACGCGGTCGGCACGCTGCTCGGCGTGGCCCTGCTCTCGATTCTTCCCGAGGTGCTCACCGACCTCGATCCGCCCCGGACGTTTGCCACGCTGCTCTTCGGGATCCTGACGTTCTTCGTGCTCGAGAAGCTGGTCTTGTGGCACCACTGCCACACCGAGGATTGCGAGGCGCACGGCCGGCCGGGCGCGCTCGTCCTGATCGGCCACGCGTTCCACAGCTTCGTGGACGGCGTCGCGATTGGCGCCGCCGTGCAGACGTCGTGGCCGCTCGGCCTGAGCACCGCCACGGCGGTCGCTCTCCACGAGGTGCCGCAACAGGTGGGCGACTACGCGGTCCTGCTCAACGCCGGGTACCGGCGGGCGCCTGCACTCGGACTGAGCGTGCTCTCGGCCGGCGGCGCGGTGGCGGGCACGGTCGTCTCGTTCCTGGCGTTCGATCGGCTCCCGGGCGTGCTCCCGTACGCCCTCGCGTTTGCGGCCGCCAGCTTCCTCTATATTGCGATGGCCGATCTGATTCCCGATCTCCACCGCGGCAAGGTCACCGCGGGCGCTTTCAAGCAGCTCTTGCTGCTCGGCGCGGGGATTGCGACCGCGTTCGGCCTTCGAGAGTAG
- the acs gene encoding acetate--CoA ligase produces MTEPTQSPDDPQGNIDALLREDRIFDPPPAFRDQANVKDASIYDEAEKDPEAFWARFATELDWIKGWDTVLEWNPPDAKWFVGGQLNVSANCLDRHVRTARRNKAAIIWEGEPGDTRTFTYWELHREVSRFANALKGLGVIRGDRVAIYMPMVPELPVAMLACARLGAVHSVVFGGFSAESLRDRINDAQAKVLVTADGGFRRGQIVPLKKMADEALTGTPSIRHVVVLRRGGGTEIPTDLVEGRDVWYHDVMKNASATCEPEAMDAEDMLYILYTSGTTGKPKGIVHTTGGYLTGVYATSKWVFDLKEDDVFWCTADIGWVTGHSYVVYGPLANGATVVMYEGAPDWPEKDRFWDMIERHGVTVFYTAPTAIRAFMRSGPEWPGKHDMRTLRLIGSVGEPINPEAWMWYYLHIGGRRCPVVDTWWQTETGHILITPLPGITALKPGSATRPFPGIKAEIVNDRGDVVKVGGGYLALTRPWPGMLRTIFNDPTRYVRQYWNRWGSSVYVTGDGAKRDRDGYFWLLGRVDDVLNVAGHRVGTMEVESALVDHPDVAEAAVVGKTHEIKGQAIAAFVTLKDGVAATPAMAALLKEHVAHKIGAIARPDDIFFTPDLPKTRSGKIMRRLLRDIAEGKALGDTTTLADPGAIQRVKTRYQEEAG; encoded by the coding sequence ATGACCGAACCGACCCAGTCCCCAGATGATCCCCAGGGAAACATCGACGCGTTACTGCGTGAAGACCGCATCTTCGACCCGCCGCCGGCGTTCCGCGACCAGGCGAACGTGAAGGATGCGTCCATCTACGACGAGGCCGAGAAAGACCCGGAGGCCTTCTGGGCGAGATTCGCGACCGAACTCGACTGGATCAAGGGTTGGGACACGGTGCTCGAGTGGAATCCACCCGACGCGAAGTGGTTCGTCGGCGGTCAACTCAACGTGAGCGCCAACTGCCTCGACCGTCACGTCCGCACGGCGCGCCGCAACAAGGCGGCCATCATCTGGGAAGGCGAACCGGGCGACACCCGGACGTTCACCTACTGGGAGCTTCATCGCGAGGTGAGTCGTTTCGCCAACGCGCTGAAGGGGCTCGGTGTGATCCGCGGCGACCGCGTCGCGATCTACATGCCGATGGTTCCCGAGCTTCCGGTCGCCATGCTCGCCTGCGCGCGCCTCGGCGCGGTCCACAGCGTCGTGTTCGGGGGCTTCAGCGCGGAGTCGCTGCGCGATCGGATCAACGACGCACAGGCCAAGGTGCTCGTCACGGCGGACGGCGGATTTCGGCGCGGCCAGATCGTGCCGCTCAAGAAGATGGCGGACGAGGCGCTGACCGGAACGCCGAGCATCCGGCACGTCGTCGTACTTCGACGCGGCGGCGGCACCGAAATTCCAACCGACCTGGTCGAGGGGCGTGACGTCTGGTACCACGACGTGATGAAGAACGCGTCCGCGACCTGCGAGCCCGAGGCGATGGACGCCGAGGACATGCTCTACATCCTCTACACGTCCGGCACCACCGGGAAGCCCAAGGGCATCGTCCACACCACGGGCGGGTATCTGACCGGCGTGTACGCCACCAGCAAGTGGGTGTTCGACCTGAAGGAAGACGACGTCTTCTGGTGTACCGCGGACATCGGTTGGGTGACCGGCCACAGCTATGTCGTGTACGGTCCGCTCGCCAACGGCGCCACCGTCGTCATGTACGAGGGCGCGCCCGACTGGCCCGAGAAGGATCGCTTCTGGGACATGATCGAGCGCCACGGCGTCACGGTGTTCTATACGGCGCCCACCGCCATCCGCGCGTTCATGCGATCCGGCCCGGAATGGCCGGGGAAACACGACATGCGCACGCTCCGACTCATCGGCAGCGTGGGTGAACCGATCAATCCCGAAGCCTGGATGTGGTACTACCTCCACATCGGCGGCCGGCGCTGCCCGGTCGTGGACACGTGGTGGCAGACCGAGACCGGGCACATCCTGATCACGCCCCTGCCCGGCATCACCGCGCTCAAGCCGGGATCCGCGACCAGGCCGTTCCCGGGGATCAAGGCGGAGATCGTCAACGATCGCGGCGACGTGGTGAAGGTCGGCGGCGGCTACCTTGCGCTCACTCGTCCGTGGCCCGGCATGCTGCGAACGATCTTCAACGACCCGACGCGCTATGTGCGCCAATACTGGAACCGCTGGGGCAGCAGCGTCTACGTGACGGGCGACGGCGCCAAGCGCGACCGCGACGGCTACTTCTGGCTGCTCGGCCGCGTGGACGACGTCCTCAACGTGGCGGGCCACCGCGTCGGCACGATGGAGGTCGAAAGCGCGCTCGTCGATCACCCCGACGTGGCCGAGGCCGCCGTCGTCGGCAAGACGCACGAGATCAAGGGGCAGGCCATCGCGGCGTTCGTGACACTGAAGGACGGCGTGGCCGCGACGCCGGCGATGGCCGCGCTACTCAAGGAGCACGTGGCGCACAAGATCGGCGCGATCGCCAGGCCGGACGACATCTTCTTCACGCCCGACCTCCCGAAGACCCGATCGGGCAAGATCATGCGGCGCCTGCTGAGGGACATCGCCGAAGGGAAGGCGCTCGGCGACACGACCACTCTGGCGGATCCAGGGGCGATTCAGCGAGTGAAGACACGGTATCAGGAAGAAGCGGGATGA
- a CDS encoding porin → MPTRPPAPLAAAIAVLVLALSASPARAQWMISSKDGKTNVKIGFLAQPQLEVLDTPDTTGTSKNLFLRRIRIVFGGQISEKWTFFFETDSPNLGKATPDKAANPTGAKDTGGAFIQDAYFTYNQSDAFKVDAGMILVPLGHNHGQSAATLLAVDYGPYTFLENGPTGGRTARDYGVQLRGYPFKQHLEYRLGVFQGVRGVEARNDFRVAGRAVWYPFAADTGFFYSGTFQATRRVVGIGAAFDHQKAYGTYSVDAFIEQPINKGERGVTAQVNWMRFDGGTFIPTLVKQDALLIEAAFHFMKGRISPLVQYSRRTFDNPLTPEQSIWQAGIAYWMAGHQRNLKFTAGRQHVDGQPDRTQALGQLQLFFY, encoded by the coding sequence ATGCCCACGCGCCCGCCCGCGCCGCTTGCCGCCGCAATCGCCGTCCTCGTGCTCGCGCTGAGTGCCTCGCCGGCCCGCGCGCAATGGATGATCAGCAGCAAGGACGGGAAGACGAACGTCAAGATTGGCTTCCTCGCGCAGCCGCAACTCGAGGTCCTCGACACGCCCGACACGACGGGGACTTCGAAGAACCTCTTCCTGAGGCGAATCCGGATCGTGTTCGGCGGGCAGATCTCCGAGAAGTGGACGTTCTTCTTCGAGACCGACAGCCCGAACCTCGGGAAGGCGACTCCCGACAAGGCGGCAAACCCGACGGGCGCGAAGGATACCGGCGGCGCCTTCATCCAGGACGCCTATTTCACCTACAACCAGAGCGACGCGTTCAAGGTGGACGCCGGGATGATCCTCGTGCCGCTCGGGCACAACCACGGACAGTCGGCGGCGACGCTGCTGGCCGTGGACTACGGTCCGTACACGTTTCTCGAGAACGGGCCGACCGGCGGCCGGACGGCGCGCGACTACGGCGTGCAACTGCGCGGCTACCCCTTCAAGCAGCACCTGGAGTACCGCCTGGGTGTGTTCCAGGGCGTGCGCGGCGTCGAGGCGCGGAACGACTTCCGCGTCGCCGGACGGGCGGTGTGGTACCCGTTTGCCGCCGACACCGGGTTCTTCTACTCCGGCACCTTCCAGGCCACCAGGCGCGTCGTGGGGATCGGCGCGGCGTTCGATCACCAGAAGGCCTACGGGACCTACAGCGTTGACGCGTTCATCGAGCAGCCGATCAACAAGGGTGAGCGGGGCGTGACCGCGCAAGTCAACTGGATGCGCTTCGACGGGGGAACGTTCATCCCGACGCTCGTCAAGCAGGACGCGCTGCTCATCGAGGCGGCGTTCCACTTCATGAAGGGACGAATCAGCCCGCTGGTGCAGTACTCGCGGAGGACGTTCGACAACCCGCTCACGCCGGAACAGAGCATCTGGCAGGCGGGCATTGCGTATTGGATGGCGGGCCACCAGCGCAACCTGAAGTTCACGGCCGGCCGGCAGCACGTCGACGGGCAGCCAGACCGGACGCAGGCGCTGGGACAGTTGCAGCTCTTCTTCTACTAG
- a CDS encoding IS630 family transposase, whose protein sequence is MTDTSLTGRVAADDLHQLAEWAHAPSTPQQIALRCRLVLDATAGMSDLKIAAARGVNRHTVSLWRTRVRQEGVGAVWEIAEGRGRRPRYDRDKRDRLITATLQARPPGQTHWSCRSMAAAQGVSKNTVNRLWQLHNLKPHLHRTFKLSRDAKFLDKLTDVVGLYLNPPQKAVVLCVDEKSQIQALDRTQPGLPLKKGRCGTMTHDYKRNGTTTLFAALNVLDGKVIGQCQARHRHQEWLKFLRRLDAAYPADVALHVVMDNYGTHTTAEVQAWLARHPRFVCHFVPTSSSWLNLVERWFRELTDKAIRRGVFPSVLTLIEAIDAYLAAWNDAPRPFIWTATVGDLVVKLDRARQRLESIQPGCTLSRRRKTPKIVAV, encoded by the coding sequence ATGACAGACACGAGCCTCACGGGCCGCGTGGCGGCCGACGATCTGCACCAGTTGGCCGAGTGGGCCCACGCGCCGAGCACGCCGCAACAGATCGCGTTGCGCTGTCGCTTGGTGTTGGACGCGACCGCGGGGATGAGCGATCTGAAGATCGCCGCGGCGCGCGGCGTGAATCGGCATACCGTGTCGCTGTGGCGCACGCGGGTGCGCCAAGAGGGCGTCGGGGCCGTGTGGGAGATTGCTGAGGGGCGGGGGCGTCGGCCGCGGTACGACCGCGACAAACGGGACCGCCTCATCACCGCGACGCTGCAGGCCCGCCCGCCCGGCCAGACGCACTGGAGTTGCCGCTCCATGGCGGCGGCGCAGGGCGTCAGCAAGAACACCGTCAACCGACTGTGGCAGTTGCACAATCTCAAGCCGCATCTGCACCGCACGTTCAAGTTGTCCCGGGACGCGAAGTTTCTGGACAAGCTGACAGATGTCGTGGGGCTCTATCTGAATCCGCCGCAGAAGGCGGTCGTCCTGTGCGTCGACGAGAAGAGCCAGATCCAGGCCTTGGATCGCACCCAGCCCGGTCTCCCCTTGAAGAAAGGGCGGTGCGGCACGATGACGCATGACTACAAACGCAATGGCACCACGACGTTATTCGCGGCGCTGAACGTGCTGGACGGCAAGGTGATCGGGCAATGTCAGGCGCGGCATCGCCACCAGGAGTGGCTGAAGTTTCTGCGGCGGTTGGATGCGGCGTACCCCGCCGATGTGGCGTTGCATGTCGTGATGGACAACTACGGCACCCACACGACCGCGGAGGTCCAGGCGTGGCTCGCGCGGCATCCCCGCTTCGTGTGTCACTTCGTGCCCACCAGTTCGAGTTGGCTGAATCTGGTGGAACGGTGGTTCCGCGAACTCACGGACAAGGCGATTCGCCGCGGGGTGTTCCCCAGCGTGCTGACGTTGATCGAGGCCATCGACGCCTATCTCGCGGCATGGAACGACGCGCCCAGGCCTTTCATTTGGACCGCCACCGTCGGCGACCTCGTCGTCAAACTCGACCGGGCGCGCCAGCGGCTCGAATCCATCCAGCCGGGGTGCACGCTGTCGCGCCGACGCAAAACACCGAAGATTGTCGCTGTATAG
- a CDS encoding IPT/TIG domain-containing protein, with protein sequence MKQRPRFKLTWTTLAGATGILVALVSAGCGDSGTPASPSVNGPILQSVSPATGTTYGGTVVTIAGTGFVAGATVTFGGTAATAVNVESAQKITATTPAHASGAATVVISGSTGNGTLANAFTYVAPGVTNTPPVVRSIAVQGRRTNEPASFADLSEVVDVVATVDDAETSADKLEYTWTSDVGTFSGTGARMTWTAPARVTGATPVVVTLNLRVTERYQGPDPNGLPVEKTNVVTATSSVSLHDSASEVSTMAYDFLVAFSISSTPTSQVMKDFTPTCSGTADETHDVEKHRVERRVTSYNIGNPSVTVDFGGRCPFRSIRGDACATVPVEWHSTVLIVGDPHYLWTDNTKGFDQVASVYLNGRWWLCESDYNVSWQNFTPPK encoded by the coding sequence ATGAAGCAACGACCAAGGTTCAAGCTGACGTGGACGACGCTCGCAGGAGCGACTGGAATTCTGGTCGCACTCGTCAGCGCGGGTTGCGGCGACAGTGGAACGCCGGCCAGTCCCTCGGTGAACGGCCCGATCCTCCAGTCGGTGTCGCCGGCAACCGGAACGACCTACGGCGGGACCGTCGTCACCATCGCGGGCACCGGATTCGTTGCGGGCGCGACGGTGACGTTCGGTGGGACCGCCGCCACCGCCGTGAACGTGGAGTCCGCACAGAAGATCACGGCCACCACACCGGCCCACGCAAGCGGGGCAGCGACCGTCGTCATATCCGGCTCGACCGGGAACGGCACGCTGGCCAATGCCTTCACGTACGTCGCGCCGGGCGTGACGAACACGCCGCCTGTGGTCAGATCGATCGCCGTGCAGGGCCGGCGCACGAATGAGCCGGCCAGCTTTGCTGACCTGTCCGAGGTCGTCGACGTCGTGGCAACGGTTGACGACGCGGAGACGTCGGCCGACAAGCTGGAATACACCTGGACGTCCGACGTCGGCACCTTCTCCGGCACCGGTGCCCGCATGACGTGGACCGCGCCGGCCAGGGTGACGGGCGCGACGCCGGTGGTCGTGACGCTGAACCTCCGCGTGACGGAACGCTACCAGGGGCCAGACCCGAACGGCCTCCCTGTGGAGAAGACCAACGTCGTGACCGCCACATCGTCGGTGTCGCTGCACGACTCGGCGAGCGAAGTCTCGACGATGGCCTACGACTTCCTGGTGGCGTTCTCGATTTCCAGCACGCCGACGTCCCAGGTGATGAAGGATTTCACGCCGACGTGCAGCGGCACCGCCGACGAAACCCACGATGTGGAGAAGCATCGTGTCGAGCGGCGGGTCACGAGCTACAACATCGGCAATCCGTCCGTGACCGTTGATTTCGGCGGTCGGTGTCCATTCAGGTCGATCCGCGGAGACGCGTGCGCGACGGTGCCGGTCGAGTGGCATTCGACCGTCCTCATCGTCGGCGATCCCCACTACCTCTGGACCGACAACACCAAGGGCTTCGACCAGGTGGCGAGCGTCTACCTGAATGGCCGCTGGTGGCTCTGTGAGAGCGACTACAACGTGAGCTGGCAGAACTTCACGCCACCCAAGTAG
- a CDS encoding outer membrane beta-barrel protein, which yields MMQKTTTMLLVCGLALAGASAVSAQGTDKPDRGFVSVAGGFQVGGRTTDESGTFSLYDESGTFTGSRKISNGAFFEVGGGMHVSGKFSVGASFSRFAKASTVVYTASIPHPLFFDSPRTAALTVNDLGHTESVVHIQAIYRVMDTKKYDVSVVGGPSIFSVSEDTVSTISATETGSPFTALSLAATFGSASKRGIGFNVGADANYTLTRVLAAGLNVKYTYASLSMPGTGGATHDVKAGGLQVGIGLRYRF from the coding sequence ATGATGCAGAAGACGACAACCATGCTGTTGGTGTGCGGACTTGCGCTGGCGGGCGCGTCGGCGGTCTCGGCACAGGGAACTGACAAGCCGGACCGTGGCTTCGTGAGCGTCGCCGGCGGTTTTCAGGTGGGGGGGCGCACCACGGACGAATCCGGCACCTTCTCGCTCTACGACGAGTCGGGCACGTTCACCGGGTCCCGCAAGATCAGTAACGGCGCCTTCTTCGAGGTTGGCGGCGGCATGCACGTCTCCGGAAAGTTCTCGGTGGGCGCATCCTTCTCGCGGTTCGCCAAGGCGAGCACGGTGGTCTACACGGCCTCGATTCCGCACCCGCTGTTCTTCGACTCGCCTCGCACTGCTGCCCTCACGGTCAACGACCTCGGGCACACCGAGTCCGTCGTGCACATCCAGGCGATCTACAGGGTGATGGACACGAAGAAATACGACGTGTCGGTCGTGGGCGGGCCCTCGATCTTCAGCGTCAGCGAAGACACCGTTTCGACAATCTCCGCCACTGAAACGGGGTCGCCGTTCACCGCGCTGTCACTCGCCGCGACGTTCGGCTCAGCGTCGAAGCGCGGGATTGGTTTCAACGTCGGCGCCGATGCCAATTACACGTTGACGCGGGTCCTGGCAGCCGGACTCAACGTCAAGTACACCTACGCCTCGTTGAGCATGCCTGGAACGGGCGGCGCGACTCACGACGTCAAGGCTGGCGGCCTGCAGGTCGGCATCGGCCTCCGCTACCGCTTCTAA
- a CDS encoding fibronectin type III domain-containing protein produces the protein MQQKGLLWIGAVALVALAVACGGSEQKPVSPTIPSASTASGTAASADGSTLKVNAPALTSPIGGIRLTVPQPTLAFQAAAGKYVSGMALRYRVELQNAAGTVVETQTGSALSYTVKLGLDVDVIYKWRVRAELEGAYGPWSATETFRSMQIPTGYLKGNELYDPLNNGKTIGKIIGSSTWIPGVGLRLDSDESYVEYQLPQTCSECEYSALISGLSVVSRTEDPKNRVMTMREGTYGINDNPYRMSLDKRGNGAIAWRFISGNNAAGQYIETTSSQRIPYPFHEDLTYLWKATWTGGTFRVQVLEGGANGQSMYDVSRSYKGIYQPSPHMIYAGSPFSSGDRGDPSTVVGMIIRQIWVSPNPRPAWANQ, from the coding sequence ATGCAGCAGAAGGGTCTCCTTTGGATTGGCGCGGTCGCCCTGGTTGCCCTCGCGGTGGCCTGCGGTGGCAGCGAACAGAAGCCGGTCAGCCCGACGATTCCGAGTGCGTCAACTGCCAGCGGGACCGCCGCGTCCGCCGATGGTTCGACGTTGAAGGTCAATGCTCCGGCGCTCACGTCTCCGATCGGCGGCATCCGCCTCACCGTTCCGCAGCCGACGCTGGCCTTCCAGGCCGCGGCCGGGAAGTACGTGTCCGGCATGGCGCTCCGGTACCGCGTCGAACTCCAGAACGCGGCCGGCACAGTCGTTGAGACCCAGACCGGGTCAGCGCTGTCGTACACGGTCAAGTTGGGCCTCGACGTCGATGTGATCTACAAGTGGCGCGTGCGCGCTGAACTCGAGGGTGCCTACGGTCCCTGGTCGGCCACCGAGACGTTCCGATCGATGCAGATCCCGACCGGATACCTCAAGGGCAACGAACTGTACGACCCGCTCAACAACGGCAAGACAATCGGCAAGATCATCGGCTCGTCTACCTGGATCCCCGGGGTCGGCCTGCGACTTGACTCAGACGAATCCTATGTCGAGTACCAGTTGCCGCAGACGTGCTCAGAGTGCGAGTACTCGGCGCTCATCTCGGGCCTCTCCGTCGTGAGCAGGACCGAGGACCCGAAGAACCGCGTGATGACGATGCGCGAAGGCACCTACGGCATCAACGACAACCCCTACCGCATGAGCCTGGACAAGCGGGGCAACGGCGCCATCGCATGGCGGTTCATCTCGGGCAACAACGCGGCGGGTCAGTACATCGAGACGACGTCCTCCCAACGAATTCCGTACCCGTTCCACGAAGACCTGACCTACCTCTGGAAGGCGACGTGGACGGGCGGCACGTTCCGCGTTCAGGTGCTCGAAGGCGGCGCGAATGGCCAGTCGATGTACGACGTGTCCAGGAGCTACAAGGGCATTTACCAGCCGTCGCCGCACATGATCTACGCCGGCTCCCCGTTCTCCAGCGGTGACCGGGGCGACCCCTCGACCGTCGTAGGCATGATCATCCGGCAGATCTGGGTGTCCCCGAATCCGCGGCCGGCGTGGGCCAATCAGTAG
- a CDS encoding cytochrome b/b6 domain-containing protein, which produces MATLRLFAPDPPCEAVPNADEVLRFHACERHLHWALAIPFTICYQTALILVLVYNAHPGLPLRQVVSLIHRTSGVCLAFLPLLVVLWHRREFRIHLQNIHGAWRWTLADLKWLVLMGPAAISRRVSLPHQGKFNAAEKINFMFLMATYPVYIVTGFTIWFLKPAFVSWLVHFTIAAGATPLVFGHIFMATVNADTRAGLKGMITGFVDRQWARHHYRLWYDEVHGSSSDTVAADAALPALVPPVTAAEPEPIRHQAPAADRGRAAGPGQTANPSFAA; this is translated from the coding sequence GTGGCCACCCTTCGTCTCTTCGCGCCGGACCCACCGTGCGAGGCCGTGCCCAATGCGGATGAGGTGCTCCGCTTCCACGCGTGCGAACGGCATCTCCACTGGGCGCTCGCAATCCCGTTTACGATTTGCTACCAGACCGCGTTGATCCTCGTCCTGGTGTACAACGCCCACCCGGGCCTTCCGCTGCGCCAGGTCGTCTCGTTGATCCACCGCACCTCGGGCGTGTGCCTGGCGTTTCTGCCTCTGCTGGTGGTCCTCTGGCACCGCCGGGAATTTCGTATCCACCTGCAGAACATCCACGGAGCGTGGCGCTGGACACTTGCCGACCTGAAGTGGCTCGTGCTGATGGGTCCGGCTGCCATCAGTCGACGCGTGTCACTGCCACACCAGGGGAAGTTCAACGCCGCCGAGAAGATCAATTTCATGTTCCTGATGGCGACCTACCCCGTGTACATCGTCACCGGGTTCACGATCTGGTTCCTGAAGCCCGCGTTCGTGTCGTGGCTGGTTCATTTCACGATCGCGGCGGGCGCGACGCCGCTCGTCTTTGGACACATCTTCATGGCGACGGTCAACGCGGATACCCGCGCCGGACTCAAGGGGATGATCACCGGGTTTGTCGATCGGCAGTGGGCGCGCCACCACTACCGGCTCTGGTACGACGAAGTGCACGGCAGTTCGAGCGACACGGTGGCGGCCGATGCGGCCCTGCCGGCGCTGGTCCCGCCGGTCACGGCTGCCGAACCGGAACCAATCAGGCATCAGGCGCCGGCCGCAGATCGCGGACGGGCCGCTGGGCCTGGCCAGACAGCGAACCCGTCGTTCGCGGCGTAG